The genomic stretch TAGCATGTTTGACATCAATGCAAATATCCACTACCTTTTTCCCATAGCAAGCAATGTAAGTTTATATCCATTAGCAGGATTTACATACACTAACTGGCATTTGGATTTAGGAAAAGTAGGCGATTACGATGTCAGTGGAAGTGATGGAAAATTCGGAGTTAATTTAGGGGCAGGCATGGAGTTTACCTTAGATAAAAGCTGGAGTCTAAACCTCGACATTAAATACCAATTAATTAGCGATTTAGATCAAGCAGTATTCAATCTTGGCGTAGCCTATAATTTCTAATTAATAACCAGAGAAGGATAAAAGTGCTTTTAAATGCACCTTTATCCTTCTTCACCTTACAAAGAACAAACCTGCTCTACCTATTTTTACACTAACTTACAAATATGGCACACTATGAATAAAATACGACTACTCACAAAAGATGAGCTCCCAAAAGCTATCGAACTATCCTGGCAAGTTTTCACCATTACCAGCAAAGAAGATTTCAACGATGAGGGATTAGAATTTTTCAAAAGCTTTATTTATAACGAAAAATATATAGACGAAATCACATTTTACGGTAGTTTTAACAATAAAGTCCTAACAGGCATTTTAGGTATAAAAAATAATGGTAAACATATCTCCTTATTTTTTATCAAGCCTGAATATCACAGGCAAGGATTAGGGAAAACCCTTTTCCACTACGTCTTCGCCCTTCATCCTTCCATTGAAACCACGGTTAATTCTTCTACTTACGCCATTCCTTTCTACCAGAGTCTGGGATTTGCTGTCGTAGGAGAAAAACAAAATTACCACGGACTCTGCAGCACCCCCATGAGACGCTATCATGCTGTATTTGTACAAAAGCAAAAGTACACACTACGTACCTGGCAAACAGAAGACGCTCATTCATTAGTTCAAGAACTGAATAACAAAAAGATTTGGGACAATTGCCGCAATGTATTCCCCCACCCTTACAGGCTGGAACATGCAGAAACCTTTATTGACCTCATCAAGAAAAAAGAAGGTATTCATGATTTTTGTATTGAAGTCAATGGAAAAGCCGTAGGTAATATCGGATTTATACCCGGCACAGATGTGGAATGCTTCAATGCCGAAGTAGGGTATGTTATCGGAGAAAAATATTGGAACCAAGGTATTGTAACCGACGCATTACAAGAAGCCATCTACCATTACTTCACTTATACGAATACAATACGTATATTCGCACTTGTCTTTGAGCACAACTTTCCTTCCATGCGAGTATTAGAAAAGGCCGGCTTCAACAAAGTCGGGATAATGACAAAATCCATTTTCAAGAATGGTCATTTCACCAATGCCCATCTTTTCGAGTTGCTTAAAAACACTTAATGTTCAAAAAATGCCAAAAGAACTTACAATGAATGTTATATTACACATATTCATCCTTTGTCCGAAAGACATAACCCCACTCCTTTCACAGTCTTTATCTGTATCCGTTCATCATCAGCAAACAGTTTTCTAAGTCGAGTAACAAAAACATCGAGACTACGTGATGCAAAAAAATCATCCTCCGTATCCCATAGTCTTGAAAGAATAACATCCCGTCTTACTAGTTCATTTTTCTTTTTACAAAGCATCTGAAGCAGTTTCGCTTCGCGTTCCGTCATTGTCTTTTGTACACACGACGAACACTTTAATACTGCATGAACAGCATCAAATGTATAATTTTCACCAATCTGATAAACCTCACTTTCATTAGCAGCTCCCATTCCCTGCTTCATTTTCAACAAGGCACCAATATGCGCATCCAGTTCTTCCGCCAAAAAAGGTTTCTTAATATAATTATTCACTCCCAGTTCATAACCTTTCACCACATCTTTAGGCGAAACTCTACCCGAGGTAAAAACAATGGGAATAAATCCATCCGTTTCCCGGATACGACGTACCATTTCATAACCATCCATAACAGGCATCTCAATGTCTGAAATAATGATATCGGGATGTTGCTCCTTCCATATCCTCAGCCCTTCCTCGCCATTGGAAGCAGTCATCACCTCGTATCCACCTATCATATCCTCCAATCCACCACGGATAATGTAACAAAGATTAGTATCATCTTCTACCAACAACAGTTTTATCATATCATCTTCCTTCTTTAAAAAACATTTATACCCTCTCCTCACTCGGCAAAAAAAGAAGAAATTCACTATACTCCCCTTCAATGCTTTCCACACACACTTTTCCACCATGCGCCTCGGCCACGCGGAAAACATAATTCAAACCCAGTCCGAAACCTGACGCACCACCTTTACGGCTGCGGTCGGCAGCCGAAGCACGTTCGTATTTCTCGAAGATACGGCTCTGATCCTTCAACGGAATACCCATGCCGTTATCTCTTACCTTTATCAAATAAAAGTTATGGTCCTGGCGCAA from Phocaeicola dorei encodes the following:
- a CDS encoding GNAT family N-acetyltransferase; amino-acid sequence: MRRYHAVFVQKQKYTLRTWQTEDAHSLVQELNNKKIWDNCRNVFPHPYRLEHAETFIDLIKKKEGIHDFCIEVNGKAVGNIGFIPGTDVECFNAEVGYVIGEKYWNQGIVTDALQEAIYHYFTYTNTIRIFALVFEHNFPSMRVLEKAGFNKVGIMTKSIFKNGHFTNAHLFELLKNT
- a CDS encoding outer membrane protein; this translates as MKKIIIAACMTLLSFSSVFAQKGKQAIGGNLSYGTEIESIGLGLKYQYNITDQIRIEPSMNYFFKNDGLSMFDINANIHYLFPIASNVSLYPLAGFTYTNWHLDLGKVGDYDVSGSDGKFGVNLGAGMEFTLDKSWSLNLDIKYQLISDLDQAVFNLGVAYNF
- a CDS encoding response regulator transcription factor, with translation MIKLLLVEDDTNLCYIIRGGLEDMIGGYEVMTASNGEEGLRIWKEQHPDIIISDIEMPVMDGYEMVRRIRETDGFIPIVFTSGRVSPKDVVKGYELGVNNYIKKPFLAEELDAHIGALLKMKQGMGAANESEVYQIGENYTFDAVHAVLKCSSCVQKTMTEREAKLLQMLCKKKNELVRRDVILSRLWDTEDDFFASRSLDVFVTRLRKLFADDERIQIKTVKGVGLCLSDKG